In Desulfobotulus pelophilus, a single window of DNA contains:
- a CDS encoding ATP-binding protein: MEVRKPEDNEEARLLSLDEGHFADLKSKRINPAKLQQSFVAFANADGGELFVGVEDQSESGERIVGFLNQEECNGILPTLLEETEPSVENVDVELIDFGSRGLVMRLFIPKSPKVHYTSSGDCYIRIGAEKRKIKGERITSLSYSKGVLVYERLAVDGIDLNELVDSEYLGKYISRIGSKQAPADFLRKQKLLAKANGERVPNVGAVLLFDETPSASLPTRCSFKVYRLLTTSSEYKREQLAEMPTTISGPLEVSVRGVLEKVEALLEGATFKDGKKLVKLKYPVEAIKEIVVNAALHRDYSLNDDIHIRIFDNRIEVSSPGKLPGFMTVENLYTDRFSRNPNINRMIHNLPDPLNHDIGEGLDTARNELKKAGLVPPEFKEMENAFLVTIRHQELASIEDVITRHLSANPADEITNRMVRELSGEDDINKVKKALQKLRQDGVIEPVDPNVSAFQFRYRLVRS; encoded by the coding sequence ATGGAAGTCCGAAAGCCAGAAGACAATGAGGAAGCCCGGTTGCTTTCCTTAGACGAAGGCCACTTTGCCGACCTTAAAAGCAAGCGCATCAATCCGGCAAAGCTACAACAGAGCTTCGTGGCATTTGCGAACGCCGATGGAGGAGAGTTGTTCGTTGGCGTTGAAGATCAGTCCGAGTCTGGAGAGCGAATTGTCGGCTTTTTGAATCAGGAAGAGTGCAATGGAATTTTGCCAACGCTGCTCGAAGAAACCGAACCATCTGTCGAGAACGTCGATGTCGAACTGATTGATTTTGGATCAAGGGGCCTTGTCATGCGCCTTTTTATTCCAAAGAGCCCAAAGGTTCACTACACGTCGAGCGGCGACTGCTACATAAGAATCGGCGCCGAAAAAAGAAAGATTAAGGGCGAAAGAATTACGTCACTCTCTTACAGCAAGGGCGTGTTGGTGTACGAGCGTTTAGCTGTGGATGGAATAGATTTAAACGAATTGGTAGATAGCGAGTATCTAGGCAAATACATCAGTCGTATAGGAAGCAAACAAGCACCCGCAGATTTTTTGCGAAAACAGAAACTACTGGCCAAAGCTAACGGCGAACGAGTTCCGAATGTTGGGGCGGTTCTGCTTTTCGACGAGACTCCGTCAGCATCACTTCCCACCCGGTGTTCCTTCAAAGTGTACCGACTCCTCACAACGAGTTCGGAATATAAGCGTGAGCAACTCGCTGAGATGCCCACTACCATTTCTGGCCCGCTGGAGGTTTCGGTGCGAGGGGTTTTGGAAAAGGTGGAAGCACTGTTGGAAGGGGCTACGTTTAAGGATGGAAAGAAGCTTGTAAAGTTGAAATACCCGGTCGAGGCGATTAAAGAGATTGTAGTAAATGCTGCTCTTCATCGTGATTACAGCTTAAACGATGATATTCATATCAGAATTTTCGACAACCGTATCGAAGTGTCGAGCCCCGGAAAGTTACCTGGGTTCATGACGGTCGAAAATCTTTACACCGATAGGTTTTCGAGAAACCCCAATATCAACCGCATGATTCACAACTTGCCAGATCCGCTGAATCATGACATCGGAGAAGGATTGGATACCGCGCGAAACGAACTGAAAAAAGCTGGTTTAGTACCGCCGGAATTTAAAGAGATGGAAAACGCCTTTTTGGTCACTATCCGGCATCAGGAGTTAGCGTCAATCGAGGACGTTATCACCAGACATCTCAGTGCTAATCCTGCGGATGAGATCACTAATCGCATGGTTCGTGAGCTTAGCGGCGAAGACGACATCAACAAGGTTAAGAAAGCTCTCCAAAAATTGCGGCAGGATGGAGTGATAGAGCCAGTCGATCCAAATGTATCGGCCTTCCAATTTCGGTACCGCTTGGTTCGTTCTTGA